Sequence from the Equus caballus isolate H_3958 breed thoroughbred chromosome 6, TB-T2T, whole genome shotgun sequence genome:
ATTTCCTGCAGACAGTGGACATCGGAGGCTTGGCAATCTCCAGAGGGTTCCTGTTGTGGGTTCTCAACCCGCCTACAAAGCTTCGGTGACATTCACATTCAGTCTTTGTCAGCTCAGAGCCCCATTGTGGTCCCATCTCTAGCAGTTGTACCTAAAGGTGCAGGACTTGGAAGTGTAGACACATTTGCCATTACTACTCCACAGCCCACCCTCCTGCTTTAGGTACAGCCACGCGCCAcgtaatgacatttcggtcaatgatggaccacatatatgacggtggtcccataagataagTACCATagagtctaggtgtgtagtagctgtaccatctagatttgtggaAGTgcgctctgtgatgttcacacacaggtgaaatcacctaatgacgcatttctcagaacgtgtccccgtcGTTAAGCGATGTTGACTGTGTTTCACTGATGGTTTCCGCTGGTGTTGTAAGCCGCTAGTGGGCCAGTGCTGTGCTTCTGTAATGTCGAGGGGCTTCCAGTCAGCCCTCCATCTGCCCCTCAGAGCTGTGtaacttgagcaagttattttacttctgagcctcagtttttctgtCTTTAAGTTGGGATGTTAGTTAATAGCGTTCCCTCAGGACTGTTGCAAGAACGAAGTTCTCTTTCTGTGCCTGTATCAGTTAGAACTCTTGGTCGCAAGTGATGGAAAGAGAATGCCAACTAACAAGAAAAGAACTGACAACTATTGGCTCACATACCTGGGAGATGAAATGGAAGTGCTTTACATACAAGTAATCTAGGGTCTTGCTCTTGCCGTATCTtgactctgctttcttcttttttctattctttttttttttggtgaggaagattggccctgagctaccatctgttgccaatcttcctctttttttttgttttctccccaaagccccagtacatagttgtatatcctagttgtatgtcattctagttcttatgtggcatgccaccacagcatggcttgatgaatggtgtgcacgtccatgcccaggatccaaactggcgaaccacAGACTGCTGAAGCGAAACACACGAACCcgaccactcagccacggggccagccccctgtgctTTCTTCTATGTCCACCTCATCTTCTCCTTCCACGTAAGATGTTGTCCCTGGGGCCTGCCAAGATGGCTGCTAGCAGCTCCAGGTTATGTTGCCCAAGCTTAGCAACCCTGGGGAATAGAGGGTGTCTTTATCCCAGAAGAAGGCCTCTGATTGGCCCTACTAGACACATGCACATCTTGTGGACCAATCGTTGCATTCAGGGTACTGTGATTGGCTGAGTCCAGTCATGTGCCATAGGGCGCCATGGTCAACAGCCCCACCATCATCACATGGGGCAGGGGTTGCCAGGTAGACAAAATTGCTTACTTCTACAGTTCTTTCCTCACAACCTGGCATTtagtaggtgcttaatgaatgtgctccttttctttctctttggattAGCTTGACCAAAGCATGTCACATCCGCTCTTTGATACAGAAGGTATGTCTCCATTAAGTACTATCTTGCTGCTTTTCCCCAGCATACAAGGGAATTGATCTTTCTTTCAAACCATTTCTtttccaattataaaaataatacatacacACTATGGGCATTTTAGAAAATGGCATACATGGAACTGTTAAAAATGATGCAGGAGGCCAGCCTGGgagcgtagtagttaagttcacattctctgctttggcggcctggggttcactggttcagatcccgggtgcagacctacacaccactcatcaagccacactgtgggggCATCCTGCATACAAGATACAgggagattggtacagatgttgtCAAAAATGATGATGCAGCACAGTTTTTCAGGACCAGAGAACAAATATTGACAACATAAAAAGTAGAGATGGgggcgcactccacttcggcagcctggggttttgccagttcggatcctgggcatggacatggcactactcatcaggccgtgctgaggtagcatcccacatagcagaccCAGAAGAATCTGCAAATAGAATGAagaactacgtactgggggactttggggagaagaagaggaagaaaaaaatagggacAAAAGCAGATTATGGAACTGTACATAAAATAGGAGTGTTTGCATTTatggtttgtgtgtgtatgtgtacagaCACGTACAAGAAGTCATAAGGGTGGATCAAATGTTCACGATTCTACCTCCGTAGCTCTGAGGCTCTGGAATTGGACTCCAGGCCGTCCTCACCTCATTCTCCTTCGGAAGCAGACAGCGAAGACCTAATATCCGCCTCTCTTTTCCTCATGGTGCTCACTAATTCCATTCCATCTCAAAGCAGAACTGAGACAGATGCAGTGGAATTGATTGGACCACGGAGGGACCCTGGCCAATCTGGGTGAATTGGTTCTGCAGGTGGCGGTTCCTGGAGGAGTAACTCAAGAGTAGGGCGTCTGTTCTCTATCATGAGGCCCAGACCCGAGAGCTACAGAGGAAGGCTGTCTCTAACCCCAAGAGCACTGCCTCTCCCACTTCCACTCCTCTTCCAGGTCGCTGTATTTTGCCCTTGGGTTTTCAAGATATCCTTTTTATATAATGAATACcttctttttgcttaagccaACAAGTttgtttctgtcacttgccatCTGAGAGCTTTAACTAATACAGGGGCAGTGTTGGCATCACCAGTCAGAgccatgaaattaaaaatttcctCAAATTTATCTGAAGCAATTGACAGTTTGTATCTGAAGTTGCTTTTCAGCTGTGTTAGTTCTctgtctgtttctttgttttctgcttctcctccccctccctcccctttgctCATAGTCACAGCCAGGACACTTTCCAATTCTCTACAACATACCAGTCTTTGTGGGCTATAAATAGGAAGACAAACAAGGCTGGCTGGTTGGAGAAATTGTCATTCGGGGGTTGGTGattgtaataaaattaaatgggAATGTCTGGCATGCTTTCTGGAAGGCTGAACATTTTCAGGTtgagctggattttttttttcttcttctttaactggctggggcagggggaccCCTAAGTTATGACAGGGCTGCTGTTGGTCATTTGCTGAGCTGGCAGAGTGAGAATGATCACACATGGCCAGGATCTGCTCTGGTTAAAAGACCCGTGAGGAATACTGTAAGCCCTTCTGCAAATGTGGAGGAACGTTGCCATCTCCGCTGTAGGTGTGAGAGAGCCCCCGAGACCACTTGGATTGTTGCTAGGCGGGAGGCGCTGCTCCATCTTCCCTGAGCTGCCTCCCTGGGCCCAGGAGAATGGCTGGGTGGAGGGGCTACCTGTTTTGTGTTCGCCTTATGGAGCAATGGTGGGGAGGGCTTCTGTAACTAAATGCTTTAAGGATGGGCAGGGTACCAAGGGACAGGTACTTGACTCCTTCCCTCCTTGCCTGGCTCATATTTAAAGCCCTGATCTTTGCTGCTTCAATCTCTTCTGTGAGAGCTTGACCTAAACTGGCCTCCCATTCCCTTTGCCCTCCATCCTATTCTTGGGGGGCCTCACCTCTTTCAACAGGCTTGTTTTCAGAGACCTCTAGAACCACTGTTCCGGCTCCAATAGCCTGCAGCAAACTGGGTCTTTGCTGGCCTCTAGTGAGAGAATTTGAAGCTGCAGGTGGGTGAATGTAGCATTTGTGTCCGAACAAGCTGACGGCCGTCGCCTCTGCAAAGCTACAAGTCTTTGAGCATCTCGCTTCATCTCTTGCTTTGTGTTTGGCAATATCCACGGTGGAGTTAGGACCCTGAAGCAAGAATTACAAAGAAAGGCTTATTAGCAAGGTGTTTGGGAGTGGTGGTGCTGGAGGCAAGACTTTCTCTTCATGAAACACTTCCCTTTGGGGATTAAGAGTCTTGGTAGTAAAAGACACCCAAGTTGGCATTTGGAAAGTCTGCCGAAGTTGTTTAACTTCCCGCTCTACTTTAGGTAATGTTCTTTTCCCTTGGGGGAGCCATTTTTTAGAAGAGAGGGTcatgaaaaaaaaccctgaaaacctGAAATTTCCTGTTAGGCACACGTATTCTAGGTAGCACCAGAAAACCTGGAGAAACCTCTTACTTCGATGACTCGGAATGCATCAATTTATATTCTTTCCATATGAAAAAATAACTGTAGAAGTTGGAGAGCGGTTGCTTGACAAATTCacaaaaattctttaaagaagAGAAGTAAAAAGCCATAAAATTGTCTTGGGGGAGAAGGATGGGAAGACGAAGGTCCTGCCTTTTCAGCTTGgcctatttatttacttaaaagtgTATTCTCTGGAGGCTTTAGTACAAGTTGGCTTTAAAGATGCATTCTTTCAGATCACATTTTTGAATCTAGAGGAAGAagatggattattcaataaatgatgtggGGATTACTAACTAaccatttggaagaaaataaggTTAATGATCAACCTCACATGATAGATCAGAATAAATTTCAGAgattaaatatttacatgttaaaaaaaaagtagaccaAAACATAAGCGATTGTTTCTGTAACCTTGGTGGTAAGAAAGGTTTTTCTAAGCATGACACtggtgagagaaaagaaaaagactggtaGAGTTTATACAAAATTTTTGAAAGTCAAAAATtatcataaacaaaattaaaaggcaagtgACAGATCTAAAGGATTTGAAACATACAGGTTCTATAAAGATCTCTTAGAAAACACTAAGAAAAGTAAAcaatcaaatacaaaaatgagacacaaatggaaaataagaatgattaaaaaacatcagaggggccggcccggtggcgcagcagttaagttcgcaggttctgcttcggtggcctggggttcacgggttcgaatcccaggtgcggacatggccccgcttggcaagccatgctgtggcaggcatcccacatataaagtagaggaagatgggcacggatgttagctcagggccagtcttcctcagcaaaaagaggaggattggcagcagatattagctctgggctaatcttcctcaaaatagaaaaaaatcagaaatattaaattatttagtttaaaaaaatagtacaTACAAGTCTGTTGGAGTTTTTCTTTCACGGCTGTAAATAGGACAATTGGCAATTTTTTGCTTTTACAGATAATGCTTCTTATACTGCTGTGTAAATGTCTCTGAGGGATAGATTCCCAGCAGTGGAATTAATGTTTGGGAGGGTCAAAGCATTTTATTCTTGATAAATAGTTCCAAAGTGCCCTCCAAAAAGTCTGAATCAATTTATACTCTCATCAGCTAGATAGGAACGTGCCCATTTCCTTGTGAAAAATGGGCACGTTTTCATTTTTGACAGTGtgataagggaaaaaataattggtCACACGCACACATTTACACCCTTTTTTTATAGGCTTGGCAGTAATGAATTTAGCTTTGGCTAGGCGGGATTGTTGTAATTCTCTCCGGGAGGTCGACTCTGAAGCGAATCCGTCTTTCTGTGCAGTTCTTGCTCATATTCCACAAGGCCGCAGCGGGGGAGCTCCAGGAGGACAGCGGGCTGATGGCGCTGGCGAAGCTCTCCGAGATCAATGTTGCCCTGGAGGGCGTCAAAGGTGCCAAGGACTTCTTTGAAGCCAAGGTATGTGCCTCCTTCCTGTGCAGCACAGTcgctccctccctctgtcctgccCGACAGGAGCTCCCAGGCAGTGACTCACCTATTAACACTCTCAGGACAAGCAGAACAGCAAGAGCTTAAGATGCACATATCATGTGTGATTGCGGGCAAATGAGAGTGGGTCTGCGTGTAAtctgaaaattgaaaacaagacaGAAACACAACCAAGTGGTTAATGCATTTGATCCTGGTTTCAGATTCAGAAGGATTTGCTGGTACAGTGCTCCCAGATGACCTCTCAATCCAGGCTTTCCTGAAGAGTTCCTCTCTACCCCAAAGCACAGTTGAGTCGCTTATGCAGCTCCCTCCACGTTTGCGTCTTAAATGCCTGTGCACAAATGAGTGCATATTGGGGCCAGAGGAGGGAGCCTCAGTGTCTTGTCCTGAATTGGTATTTGCTCCATTGACGGTGTTGGGGGTTGGGAAGGAATCTCCAGCACAGAGTCCCAGAGCCCTTCTAGGTGCTTCCATTCATACATGCGTCCATCCAGTCATTGAGCATTCATCGAAAGCCTCCCCCTTCTTGGGTGCTGTCATTTTCATCTCCATAGAGCACCTCTGTAGGAAGAGAGATCAGGAGAGCCCTCCAAATTCCCTGTCAACCACAGCAGTGCAGTGCAGCGGGTaaggctgcctgggttcagcttctgcctcctccacttACTGACCCTGTttcctgtctgtgcctcagtttcctcatgtgtacaATGGGAGAGATGAGAGGATGGCCATGAGGATTAGTTGAGTTCATGTATATATAGTGTTTAGCAAGTGCCTAGCTCACCATGAGCACTCTGTACATAACATGGGCTGTTGCGACTCCCTGCACTCCAGGCAGGAGCCAGCCCCTTGGGGAGTTTTGGCTTATTCTAGGAGTTTACCCAGAGGCAAAGTGTCCTTGGTGACATATCCCAGCCTGCTCGGCCCCTAAGCAGGACTCTCTTCTCACTTCTCTGGGATGCTGCTTGGAGGCAGATTCCGTCTTTCTGCCAGAATGTAAACCATGAGTGTGGTGGGCTCTTCATGCCTGGATTCCTGCTGCTGTCCTCTGACAGCTTCAGGGACAGGCCAGCCGCTCATGGCGCCTCAAGGCCAGCATCGTGTGTCCAATCCTGAAAGTGGTCGGTTCCTTCCTTTGTGACTTGACACTGATTTGACCCAGCTCTGACAAGGCCAGGCACCACGTTAAGCAAGGAGATACAACTCCTGGACAAGCGTGTAGTAGCCCACACTTCTGTCCTCCCCAGTCTTTGAAAACAAACTCTCAGCCTTGACAGGGAGGAAGTAGAGAGGAGGCAATGGTGACTTCTGGTGGGATGGGTCCTCTCGGTTCATCGATTGAGTCAATACTTGCACATCCCCTGTGATGCCTTGGGCAGGGGCCTGGGATTGAGACCCCAACTTAGCAGGACCCTGTTTCCAGTCCACCCCTGCAGGGCAGTGTGCCAAGTGCTCTTGTCAAAGTCCATAGGAAATCACCAGGAAAGTCTTATCTGGGCATTCCAGACCTGATAGAGTCTGGCTCTGATCCCCACTCCAGCCTCATCTACCCTCTGTGCATTTCTTCAAGTGCTGCCAAGCTTTTCACAACTGGCCTCAGTACCTGTTGCTTCCTCTGCCTGCAATGCCCCATCCAAATGCCTCTTCTAGAGAACTCTACTCATTCTTTGGGACCTACCGTAAAGTGTTGCCTCTTCTTGGCTGTTTTCCATGATTATCCTTGCCTAGAAAGTCCATCTTCTTCTGCATGCCTCTATTACAAGTGGAAGTGGTCTGATAATTTATTTGTTCAAGGTGTTCTTGGACACTTGTGGTAAGAGTACAAATTGACCCAACTTTTTGGAGAGTGGTTTGGGGCTAGCTGAACACATTTCATATCTTTCGCCTCTGGAATTCTGCCTCTAGGATTTTATGCTTCAGAGACACACATGCAAATGCACATAGATGTATAGACAAGAATTTTTGTACAGCATTGTTGGTAATAGAGAAAAATCGGAAACAATCGAAACTTCCATTCCCAGGGAGTGGAGTCCGCTGTGGTGTACCCACACATTTGCACATCCTGTAGCTGCTTGTATGTGTGGACAGGTGTCCAAATGAATTAAGCAAAACAGTGTGTTTGAAACCCCATTTTGCTAAATATTAAGTACAACCTGGGTAATTGTATACCAAAGTATTAGTAATAGTTATGTCTGAGGGacgtattttttatatttttgtagtgTTTTATAACATGTGTGCCTTATTTTTATAACcaggagaaaagatgaaaagaatacCAATAAAACTTTGTGAACTTGTCATGTTTATATGTCTGCCTCCTCACCCAGACTCAAAGGCAGAGTGGGTGTATTATCTTCGTAATTACAGTGCCTGGCGTATAATGGCCCTCAGTAAACGTTTGCGTGAATGACGAATGGAGGGCATCATCACTTGAATTTGGGAGAGGGCCATAAAGGAGCTGACATTTGTGACAGGTGTTCAGAGATGAATGGGGATTCACCTTGTAATCAAGGAAGGGAAGGCGTGCCTGCGTGGGAACGGCAAGAGCAAAGGCTCCAAGGCATGGGGGAGGTCAGGAGTGTCGGAGGCTGGCTCCTGCCCACACTGGATGCAATTGGACAGGGAGGTCTGGGCTCCCCTACAAGTCGGGCCTTCCCCAGCCTGCTGGCCAGCAGAATTGTCTGCAGACCAGCTTCCCAGGCCTCACCCAGATCTACCTGGGATTTCTCCGGGGTGGCGCCCAGGAAATGTGGAGTTGAACGAGCTCTGCTGGTGGATCCAATGCACAGCCAGGCTTGGAAAGCATAGCTGCAGGCCCCGAGGCCCTCAGAGGTGTTTGAGCGGGACCTTGACGTGATCAGCAGTGGGCACTACGGGAACAGACTTGCCTGGGGAGAGGCTGGACTCAGGGAGCCTTCCGTAGATGTCTGGAGAAGAACTGTAGGTTCATTGAAGGTAGTGCcaatggggctggggaggaggtggagatgaaTCCCAAACTGTAGAACTCTTGGTATTTATGACCACTTGATGGGAGGTGGGAAGTGAGATGCCACTAGGCTTGTGAAGCTGTGTGGTGAGCGAACCacatggtatttttttaaatcaagacaggacccccacccccacccccagaatgGAAATGGTTTGAGGAGGAAAAGTTGCAAACTGAGTTTTACTGTTAAGTTTGAGGTGActtcaggcaagagaaaggcatGTCCTGTTGTTCGAAAAGCACAGTGTTGGTTGCGGACAGTTTCTGCTCACGTCCTGTTGGACATAACGTGGCCACACCCGGCTGCCTGGGAGCTACAAGATGCCTTTTTTCCTGGGGATCCGTGTGCCCACCCAGTAGGCTCCTCCCCTTCAGTTCCCATTCACCTCTTACCCGATTGCAGTCTGCTCTCCACAGTGAACCTGGACTCTCAAAAATCTCCACGCACCCGTTTGCTGCACCCAAGACCTTTGCTCTTGCCTCATCTGATTTACTCTCTTCCTGAAATTGCTCCTCCTCCAAAATAAGATTTTCTCCAGGGTTTCCTTGTGTCTCTGGTTATTTCCTTCCCCACAGTCCAGTCACCATTATGTTTCCACTATTAGTCAATGTCCCCTAGTTCTTGGGTTTCAACTCATATCTCCTGAAGATAGCTCCTGTGGTCTGTGTGGATGGGTGTCCATGAAGCatccttttcctcccttctctcttcctatgAGATGCTCCCCTGGCACATGTCCAAAAGATCTAGGAGGCACTGACCCCACCCTGGGCTCCAGGAGAGAGAGCCCAATCGGAGTAATGATTTTCCAGCCCTTGTGAGGGGTTGGCTTAGCAACGGACGTGTGTGGAAGAGGTTATTCTGTGACCCTCAATATCTTGTATCCCCTTCTTCCCTAATGCAGAgctacaaataagaaaacaatatgcTTCTTCAacatgataaaataatatttactttcctTATAAATATCAAGGCATCCTGTAaaacaataatattaaataatgttGTATGGTTACAGGAATAAACAAATCAGGTAGTGGAACAGGataggaaacaataaaaacagatcTCCTTCATGTGGGAATTTAGTATATGAAAAAGATCATTTTCAAATCAGTCGGAAAATAACGGGCTCTTCAATGACAGGTGTTGCAACAATTGGCTATCCACTTAGGAACATTAAGTAAAGTCTCACTTTATACTTCCTCACTAAAATAAATTGCAGGTGAGTTAAAAGagcttaatttgaaaataaaaccataaatgtatcagaagaaaatacaggaaaatgggTTTACAACCTTGGTGGTATAGAAGCCCTTCTTAAACATGATATAAAATACAAAAGCCAGAAAGGAAATGGTTGAAAACTTTGATTAtatccaaattttaaatatttgtatggCCCAAGATACCTTAAagttaaaagaaagcaaagaactgGCTGAAAGTAACTGAAAAATGTATAACAAGGGGCTAAGACctaaattatataaagaattgcaaattaaagggaaaaaaaccagcTGAATAcaaaaacgggcaaaggataCAAATGGGTAATTcaccaaagaggaaataaaggaaagtGCCAATTTTTTTGTCTATCAGATGGGCAAACAGGAAAGAAGTTAGTGATAAGCGTTGGCAAGGTCGTGTGGAAATGAATACTTGCATTCTGTGACGGTGGGGGTGTAATTCAAACAGCTGCTTTGGAGAGCAATTCAGCAGTCTCTATTAAAATAATGTACACGCCCAATGTGTTTGGAAATTTTACCAAATTGATGAGACACggacagaaaaagagaatctgTTCTAGATTAGAGGATTTTAAGATGGATTTGTCTGATACAGTCTTATTGAAGATAAAttaggtttaaaaaagaaaaggcaccAAATCCCATTCACAACACCAACAAACACATGTAATATTTGGAAGTAAGTTTAGAATGATTGATTTAGAGAGGTTAAAAAGTTTTAGCAGGTAACATAAAAGCAGTATTGAATAAAAACCGAGGTATTCGGGGGCCGGtcaatggcgtagtggttaagtttgtgtgctccacttcagtggcccagggttctcaggtttggatcctggacgcagacactgttcatcaagccacactgtggcagcatcccacatacaaaatagaggaagattggcatagatgttagctcaggcacaatcttcctcaagcaaaacgaggaagattggcaacagatattcactcagggccaatcttcctcaccaaaaaaaaaaaacccaacaaccaaACCAACACCAAACCCGAGGCATTCAGGGAAAACTGTGTATTGTAAAGATATCCTTTTGCCAAGGGCAGATGGGTGAGatcccaattaaaatcccagGAGGgagttcattttgtttttgtttatgttttcccTGAAACTAAACAATATTATTGTGAAATTGAAGGTAGAGAGTAGAAATGGATATTTAGGCAGGGATGTTAAACAGTATCCTGGAACAGAAGTGAAGTGGAAGGACCCACCCCAGCAGCTAGGACCACTTATAGCACAGCAGCAAAGAAAGCGATGGTGTCCTGGGTAACAGAAGGCAAACTTTGGAAGACCAAAGGAAGGAGTGTTTGCTGGGGTGTCCTGTCCCCAGCAGGACTAGGTGTCCATTTCACACAGCTCAAGAAAACCGAGTTCTGTTTGATGGGCTGCTCCATCTCCAagtttctcttcccctctctcactCTATTGGTCGGTTTTTGCTGTTCCCCTGCAGGTCCAAGCCTTGTCCTCTGCCAGTAAGTTTGAAGCTGAGCTAAAAGCCGAACAAGatgagaggaagcaggaggaagagaagaggaggctCCGCCAGGCGGCCTTCCGAGAACTCAAGGCTGCTTTCAGTGCATAGTCAGGCAACCTTGACCTCCGTCCACCGCTGTGCCTCACGGATGCCCCAGCTGCGAGAGCTGGCCAGGCATCCTCACTCCTGCTGACCCGTCACCCTAACCAGCCTCCGCACCCACTGCCCAATGCAAACTCCTTAGCCTCATAGGGGTGACAGGAGATGCCTCTCATCCCAGTGTGGAGGCCCCTTCCTGGCGCTCCTAGGATGAGCCAACAGCCCCCTcgcctctctctcctgcccaccTGCCTCTGTCCTTCTCTGTAGCCAGAACGTGCCTCTACTTGGCACCCTCTACTTGTGCCTTGGCCCTTTACCATTCCATGTTGAAGAGTGGCCTGCTGGGTTAATTTGTACAGATACTTCCTTCTTTGGTGGTCCTCAGAGGAGATAGTCCCTGGAGGGCTATGATGCTAAATGCTGCCGTGTCCTTGGGTAATTATTCTCTGCACCTCTCTCCGGCATGTCCGcctcctctttgtttctcattcagcttcctggttctcaggctgaGCCTGATTCTGTCAGTTGCTTTTGCATCTTCTTCTGTCCTTTGATGATGGTGAGGTTTAAGGAGAGCCAGGCTGGACCACTGCCCCCTCTCCAACAGTGGGCGTGGCATGCCACTGAGATGACACGcaatagagaaaagataggaAGTTCTGTTTTTCCCATCACTTTCTCCTGTCCTCTTAGCAACCCCCATATCCTCCACCCTCTTTATCCCCCTCcattcatttcttcccttttcagccttttttttctACTCTTAAAGACTGTGCTACTTAACTGTAAGAATGAAAGAATACTTAGAAGTAATATTAATGAGTAGAAGAATTTCTGTTCTACATGATTCTATGCAAATTATATTACAGTAGACCCCTGACACTCCCAAGGGACAAACCCAGAGCCTTTCAAAATCCCCCCGAGTCATGACCGTCCTCATCATCTAGCCAGTTTCCACCATCTGGTCCTAGGCGTTGGGGTGAAGGTGTTCCTACTGCCAGCACAGATTTTTCTATGTTGTGAGTTCTTGGGATTGCTCACGAATGCAGCGGTTGGTtgtattttgaaaagtaattcCTAACATCATATTTATTACTTCTCTTTTGTAACTGCTGTctttacaataaagaaaatatctgcatTTCTACCTTAcagctgtttctttttaaataaacagagCAAATGGACTTGGCCATCACATCAGTGTGCTTCTAGTGTTTTTTGAATTGGGGGAGAGACACAAGTATTTTCTGTGGGGGCCACATCCAGCCCAGGGTCCCATTTGACACCAAGTCCCCGAAGTGGAGTTAGAAGTGGTACCTAGAGGGTAACTAGAGGTTGTGTGTCAGCTTCTCTTCCCCTTTCCGTCGCTGAGAATT
This genomic interval carries:
- the EFHD1 gene encoding EF-hand domain-containing protein D1 isoform X2; amino-acid sequence: MVALGHGCLLLSARTWVQSSPAPHQSSCRLHLWAGTRWYDAGRDGFIDLMELKLMMEKLGAPQTHLGLKSMIKEVDEDFDGKLSFREFLLIFHKAAAGELQEDSGLMALAKLSEINVALEGVKGAKDFFEAKVQALSSASKFEAELKAEQDERKQEEEKRRLRQAAFRELKAAFSA